One window of the Sulfitobacter alexandrii genome contains the following:
- a CDS encoding inositol monophosphatase family protein, translating to MSDTLPAHRPPALSPAQRTNVINILRRAARAEIMPRYRGLTAADIDTKTGPEDLVTVADTAAEAMITRALQLAFPGALVIGEEAVAKDASLLDRIAGAPLCFIVDPVDGTWNFARGLSVFGIILAVTQYGKPAFGLIYDPVMDDWAIADDRSPAQMQHPSGKAHDLHVSGGGDLADLSGYIPLYLFKGDRRDKLAAAMARFGRVDNLRCSAHEYRMLAQGHIDFLLTESLNPWDHAAGVLICQQAGGHVQMLGGGDYDATLRKGHILAAPDKATWQRLAKVFDFLLPKDAGSAG from the coding sequence ATGTCTGACACCCTGCCCGCACACCGCCCCCCTGCCCTCAGCCCCGCGCAACGCACCAATGTAATCAACATCCTGCGCCGCGCTGCCCGGGCCGAGATCATGCCCAGATACCGCGGCCTGACGGCGGCGGACATCGACACGAAAACAGGGCCCGAGGATCTGGTGACCGTTGCGGACACGGCGGCCGAGGCGATGATAACCCGCGCCCTGCAACTCGCGTTCCCCGGCGCGCTCGTCATCGGGGAAGAGGCCGTGGCAAAGGATGCCAGCCTGCTCGACCGGATTGCGGGCGCGCCCCTGTGCTTCATCGTGGACCCGGTGGACGGCACCTGGAACTTCGCGCGCGGTCTTTCCGTCTTCGGCATCATCCTCGCGGTCACGCAGTACGGCAAACCCGCCTTCGGCCTGATCTACGATCCGGTGATGGATGACTGGGCCATTGCCGACGACCGGTCACCGGCGCAGATGCAACACCCGTCGGGCAAGGCGCACGACCTGCATGTCAGCGGGGGTGGCGACCTGGCCGACCTCTCGGGCTATATCCCCCTGTACCTGTTCAAGGGTGATCGACGCGACAAGCTGGCCGCCGCCATGGCCCGCTTCGGGCGCGTCGACAACCTGCGGTGTTCGGCGCATGAATACCGGATGCTGGCGCAGGGCCATATCGACTTTCTCCTGACCGAGAGCCTGAACCCCTGGGACCATGCGGCGGGCGTGCTGATCTGCCAACAGGCCGGTGGCCACGTACAGATGCTGGGCGGCGGCGACTACGATGCCACGCTGCGAAAGGGCCATATCCTCGCCGCGCCTGACAAGGCGACATGGCAGCGTCTGGCCAAGGTCTTCGACTTCCTGCTGCCGAAGGACGCCGGTTCGGCCGGTTGA
- the gcvP gene encoding aminomethyl-transferring glycine dehydrogenase: protein MSFKPTDYLPYDFANRRHIGPSPAEMSEMLKVVGAGSLEDLIDDTLPKGIRMKGGLDFGKAKSEREVLEHLRKVASKNKVLTSLIGQGYHGTVTPPAIQRNILENPAWYTAYTPYQPEISQGRLEALLNFQTMVCDLTGLEVANASLLDEATACAEAMTMAQRVSKSKAVKFFVDRDCHPQNIAVMKTRAAPLGIEVIVGDPAKMGASEVFGAIFQYPGTYGHVRDFTDSIAALHEHKGIAIVSADPLSLTLLKEPGAMGADIAVGSTQRFGVPEGYGGPHAAYMACKDAYKRAMPGRIVGVSIDAHGNRAYRLSLQTREQHIRREKATSNVCTAQALLAVMASMYAVFHGPEGLKAIAQRIHRKTVRLARGLEEAGFKVDPQAFFDTITVDVGPLQAAVMKSAVDEGINLRRVGEFRVGISLDERTQPAIIEAIWRAFGIVKKDSDFAPEYRVPEEMLRTSDYLTHPIFHMNRAETEMMRYMRRLADRDLALDRAMIPLGSCTMKLNSAAEMMPVSWREFSLVHPYAPADQALGYKEMIDDLSAKLCDITGYDAISMQPNSGAQGEYAGLLTIAAYHEAQGQGHRKICLIPMSAHGTNPASAQMVGWKVVVVKSAANGDIDLDDFRAKAEAAGDDLAACMITYPSTHGVFEETVTEVTRITHEFGGQVYIDGANMNAMVGLSRPGDLGGDVSHLNLHKTFCIPHGGGGPGMGPIGVKSHLTPHLPGHPNEGGAAVSAAPYGSPSLLPISWSYCLMMGGEGLTQATRVAILNANYIAKRLEGAFDVLYKGPSGRVAHECIIDVRLYDESAGVTVDDIAKRLIDCGFHAPTMSWPVAGTLMVEPTESETKAELDRFCDAMLAIRQEIAAIEKGEMPRENNPLKNAPHTVEDLVVEWGDRPYSREQGCFPPGAFRVDKYWPPVNRVDNVHGDRNLICTCPPLEAYAEAAE, encoded by the coding sequence GCCGAAATGTCGGAGATGCTGAAGGTCGTCGGAGCCGGATCGCTCGAGGATCTCATCGACGATACCTTGCCCAAGGGCATCAGGATGAAAGGGGGGCTCGACTTCGGCAAGGCCAAGTCGGAGCGCGAGGTGCTGGAACACCTGCGCAAGGTGGCGTCGAAGAACAAGGTGCTGACCAGCCTGATCGGGCAGGGCTACCACGGGACCGTGACGCCACCGGCGATCCAGCGCAATATCCTTGAGAACCCGGCCTGGTACACCGCCTATACCCCCTACCAGCCCGAGATCAGCCAGGGCCGGCTGGAGGCGTTGCTGAATTTCCAGACCATGGTCTGCGACCTGACGGGGCTGGAGGTCGCCAACGCGTCCCTGCTGGACGAGGCGACGGCCTGTGCCGAGGCGATGACCATGGCGCAGCGGGTGTCGAAATCGAAAGCGGTGAAGTTCTTTGTCGATCGTGACTGCCACCCCCAGAACATCGCGGTGATGAAGACCCGCGCCGCGCCGCTGGGGATCGAGGTGATCGTGGGCGACCCGGCCAAGATGGGCGCGTCCGAGGTTTTCGGCGCGATCTTCCAGTATCCGGGCACCTACGGCCACGTGCGCGATTTCACCGACAGCATCGCGGCATTGCACGAACACAAGGGCATCGCCATCGTATCGGCCGACCCGCTGTCGCTGACCCTGCTGAAGGAGCCGGGCGCGATGGGGGCCGACATTGCCGTGGGCAGTACCCAGCGGTTCGGCGTGCCCGAAGGTTACGGCGGGCCGCACGCGGCCTACATGGCGTGCAAGGACGCCTACAAACGCGCCATGCCGGGCAGGATCGTCGGCGTCTCCATCGACGCGCATGGCAACCGGGCCTATCGGCTGTCGCTTCAGACCCGCGAACAGCACATCCGCCGCGAGAAGGCGACCAGCAACGTGTGCACCGCGCAGGCTTTGCTGGCGGTCATGGCGTCGATGTACGCCGTGTTTCACGGTCCCGAAGGCCTCAAGGCGATTGCGCAACGCATTCACCGCAAGACCGTGCGACTGGCCCGCGGGCTGGAGGAAGCCGGGTTCAAGGTGGACCCGCAGGCCTTCTTCGACACGATCACCGTCGACGTGGGCCCCCTGCAGGCGGCGGTCATGAAATCGGCCGTGGACGAAGGGATCAACCTGCGCCGCGTGGGGGAATTCCGGGTCGGGATCTCGCTGGACGAACGCACCCAGCCCGCCATCATCGAAGCCATCTGGCGGGCCTTCGGAATCGTCAAGAAGGACAGCGACTTCGCGCCGGAGTACCGTGTCCCGGAAGAGATGCTGCGGACCTCGGATTACCTCACGCATCCGATCTTCCACATGAACCGCGCCGAAACCGAAATGATGCGTTACATGCGCCGCCTCGCGGACCGGGATCTGGCGCTGGATCGGGCGATGATCCCGCTCGGCTCCTGCACGATGAAGCTCAATTCGGCAGCCGAGATGATGCCGGTCAGCTGGCGTGAATTCTCGCTGGTCCACCCCTATGCGCCCGCGGATCAGGCCCTCGGCTACAAGGAGATGATCGACGATCTGTCCGCCAAGCTGTGCGACATCACGGGTTACGATGCGATATCCATGCAGCCCAATTCCGGCGCACAGGGCGAATACGCGGGACTGCTGACAATCGCCGCCTACCACGAGGCACAGGGCCAGGGGCACCGCAAGATCTGCCTGATCCCGATGAGCGCCCATGGCACCAATCCGGCCAGCGCGCAGATGGTGGGCTGGAAGGTCGTCGTGGTGAAATCCGCGGCCAATGGCGACATCGATCTCGACGATTTCCGCGCCAAGGCAGAGGCCGCGGGCGATGACCTCGCCGCCTGCATGATCACCTATCCCTCGACGCATGGCGTGTTCGAGGAAACGGTCACGGAGGTGACCCGCATCACGCACGAGTTCGGCGGACAGGTCTACATCGACGGCGCCAACATGAATGCGATGGTCGGCCTGTCGCGGCCCGGCGACCTCGGCGGCGACGTGAGCCACCTCAACCTGCACAAGACGTTCTGCATTCCGCACGGCGGCGGCGGCCCCGGCATGGGGCCGATCGGGGTGAAGTCACATCTGACGCCGCATCTGCCGGGGCACCCGAACGAGGGCGGCGCGGCGGTCTCGGCGGCGCCTTACGGCTCGCCCTCGCTGCTGCCGATCTCGTGGTCCTACTGCCTGATGATGGGGGGCGAAGGACTGACCCAGGCGACCCGGGTCGCGATCCTGAATGCCAACTACATCGCCAAGCGGCTCGAAGGCGCGTTCGACGTGCTCTACAAGGGGCCCTCGGGTCGCGTGGCGCATGAATGCATCATCGACGTGCGTCTCTACGATGAAAGCGCCGGTGTCACCGTGGACGATATCGCCAAGCGCCTGATCGACTGCGGGTTCCACGCACCGACCATGTCCTGGCCCGTGGCCGGCACCCTGATGGTGGAGCCGACCGAGTCGGAGACCAAGGCGGAACTGGACCGTTTCTGCGATGCGATGCTGGCCATTCGGCAGGAGATCGCGGCCATCGAGAAGGGCGAGATGCCGCGCGAGAACAACCCGCTCAAGAACGCGCCGCACACGGTCGAGGATCTGGTCGTCGAATGGGGCGACCGCCCCTACAGCCGCGAACAGGGATGTTTCCCTCCGGGCGCTTTCCGCGTGGACAAGTACTGGCCGCCGGTCAACCGGGTGGACAATGTCCATGGCGACCGGAACCTGATCTGCACCTGCCCCCCTCTCGAGGCCTACGCGGAAGCCGCGGAATAG